A DNA window from Setaria viridis chromosome 2, Setaria_viridis_v4.0, whole genome shotgun sequence contains the following coding sequences:
- the LOC117844954 gene encoding uncharacterized protein: MADRGGERGGERGGDRGGFGRGFGRGGRGDRGGRRGGRRGGRQQEEEKWVPVTKLGRLVKEGKFHKIEQIYLHSLPVKEHQIVETLVPGLKDEVMKITPVQKQTRAGQRTRFKAFVVVGDNDGHVGLGVKCAKEVATAIRGAIILAKLSVVPVRRGYWGNKIGQPHTVPCKVTGKCGSVTVRMVPAPRGSGIVAARVPKKVLQFAGIEDVFTSSRGSTKTLGNFVKATFDCLMKTYGFLTPEFWSETTFVKTPFQEFTDLLAKPTKGLVIEAPVETVEA; this comes from the exons ATGGCGGACCGCGGAGGCGAgagaggcggcgagcgcggcggcgaccgtGGCGGCTTCGGGCGCGGCTTCggtcgcggcgggcgcggcgaccgCGGTGGAcgccgcggtggccggcgcggtggccgccagcaggaggaggagaaatgGGTGCCCGTGACCAAGCTCGGGCGCCTCGTGAAGGAGGGCAAGTTCCACAAGATCGAGCAGATCTACCTCCACTCGCTCCCCGTCAAGGAGCACCAGATCGTGGAGACCCTGGTGCCGGGGCTCAAGGACGAGGTGATGAAGATCACGCCCGTGCAGAAGCAGACCCGCGCCGGGCAGCGCACGCGCTTCAAGGCCTTCGTCGTTGTCGGCGACAACGACGGCCATGTCGGGCTCGGCGTCAAGTGCGCCAAGGAGGTGGCCACGGCCATCCGCGGCGCCATCATCCTCGCCAAGCTCTCTGTCGTGCCCGTCAGGAGGGGGTACTGGGGGAACAAGATCGGCCAGCCGCACACCGTGCCCTGCAAGGTCACCGGCAAGTGCGGCTCCGTCACCGTGCGCATGGTGCCCGCGCCCAGGGGATCCGGAATCGTCGCTGCCCGCGTGCCCAAGAAGGTTCTCCAGTTCGCCGGCATTGAGGATGTCTTCACCTCCTCCCGCGGCTCCACCAAGACGCTCGGCAACTTCGTCAAG GCCACCTTTGATTGCCTCATGAAGACCTATGGCTTCCTTACTCCCGAGTTCTGGTCTGAGACTACGTTTGTGAAGACCCCATTCCAGGAGTTCACCGACCTCTTGGCCAAGCCAACAAAGGGACTTGTGATCGAAGCCCCTGTGGAGACGGTAGAGGCTTAA